Within Vicinamibacteria bacterium, the genomic segment CTCCGGGATCAATACGCGCTCGACGGTTCCGGTTTCGAGCTCGACTCGCACGAACGCTCCGGCGACGCGGTTCTCGGTCGCGCTCGCCGATGAGTCTTCGAGCGAGACCCTGGCGAGAAACGAGCGACTCTGCGGGTCGACCGCGGGCTCGACCTCGCTCACGATCCCTGGAACCCGCTCGTTCTCCGACAAGAGCACCTGGGCTCGGTCTCCGGGACGGACCTTTCCCGCGAGCGCCTCGTCGAGATAAACCTCCGCCTGTACCGCGCCCGTTTTCTCGACGGTGAGAAGGGGGGTGCCTGGTGCGGCGAGGTTGCCTACCTCGACGGGCCGTTCGATGACACGCCCGTCGAAGGGAGCGCGCAGGCTCGTATAGCCGTGCGCGGCCCGTGCGGCGTCGAGCTCGGCGCGAGCACGCACGAGACTCGATTGGATACGAGCGAGGCGGGCTTCGGCTCCGCGCAGCCCGGCCTCCGCGGAGCGGAGCTCGGTCTCGGCTTGGTCCATCTCCTGTGCTGTCGCCGCGCGCTGGTTCCGCAGGGTCAGAATGCGTTCGTGGGTCGCGCGGGCCAGCTCGTATTGAGCTTCGGCCGCTGCTCGTCCACTCTCGGCTTCGGTGAGCGCTGCCTCCGCCTCGACAACGGCCGCCTCGGAGGCGCGAAGACGCGCTT encodes:
- a CDS encoding efflux RND transporter periplasmic adaptor subunit codes for the protein MRTKRIHSILPLAAALTFACGGEERASEPGGSPVETSVVLLSREQVPQLHRASGTLVAQETAVLSSRVPGYVRTIAVRAGEEVRAGQELLTIEGDDLEARLRASEAAVVEAEAALTEAESGRAAAEAQYELARATHERILTLRNQRAATAQEMDQAETELRSAEAGLRGAEARLARIQSSLVRARAELDAARAAHGYTSLRAPFDGRVIERPVEVGNLAAPGTPLLTVEKTGAVQAEVYLDEALAGKVRPGDRAQVLLSENERVPGIVSEVEPAVDPQSRSFLARVSLEDSSASATENRVAGAFVRVELETGTVERVLIPESAVIRRGQLELVYVVVDDRARLRLVMLGRKRGDRMEVLSGLDAGDRVIIDGSVVAEEGVAVVVPS